The Bacillus sp. Y1 genome has a window encoding:
- the accA gene encoding acetyl-CoA carboxylase carboxyl transferase subunit alpha produces MVGELEFEKPVVELKKKIAELKEFTASADVDLSDEIEKLEARLQKLEKDIYNNMKPWDRVQIARHPARPTTLDYLSIIFSDFIECHGDRFFGDDEAIVAGVAKFQGLPVTIIGHQRGKDTKENIRRNFGMPHPEGYRKALRLMKQAEKFNRPIICFIDTKGAYPGKAAEERGQSEAIARNLFEMASLTVPIVCIVIGEGGSGGALALGVGDHIHMLENSTYSVISPEGAAAILWKDASLAKQAAETMKITAPDLKELGVIDEIISEVRGGAHKDVNAQAESIRETIQKSLKSLLQLKENELLALRYEKYKNMGKYTFLHEYIGVNG; encoded by the coding sequence ATGGTTGGAGAACTAGAATTCGAAAAACCAGTCGTTGAGCTGAAAAAGAAAATTGCAGAATTAAAAGAATTTACTGCGAGTGCTGACGTGGATTTGTCAGATGAAATTGAAAAGCTTGAGGCAAGACTTCAAAAGCTTGAAAAAGATATTTATAACAATATGAAGCCATGGGATAGAGTGCAAATTGCGAGACATCCTGCAAGGCCAACCACTCTTGACTATTTATCCATTATTTTTTCTGATTTCATTGAATGTCATGGGGACCGCTTTTTCGGAGATGACGAAGCCATTGTAGCAGGAGTAGCAAAATTCCAAGGGTTGCCTGTTACTATTATTGGTCATCAGCGAGGGAAAGATACGAAGGAAAATATCCGCAGAAATTTTGGCATGCCACATCCTGAAGGGTACCGTAAAGCATTGAGACTTATGAAGCAAGCGGAGAAATTCAATCGTCCAATCATTTGCTTTATAGATACAAAGGGGGCGTATCCTGGGAAAGCTGCAGAAGAAAGAGGTCAGAGCGAAGCGATTGCGAGAAACCTTTTTGAAATGGCAAGCTTAACCGTACCTATTGTTTGTATTGTCATTGGAGAAGGTGGAAGTGGTGGAGCTCTAGCTCTTGGTGTGGGTGATCATATCCATATGCTTGAAAACTCAACGTATTCAGTGATTTCCCCTGAAGGAGCTGCAGCTATTCTGTGGAAGGATGCCTCTCTTGCGAAACAAGCAGCGGAAACGATGAAAATCACTGCACCAGACTTAAAGGAACTTGGAGTAATTGATGAAATTATTTCTGAGGTTCGAGGTGGAGCACATAAAGACGTAAATGCTCAAGCAGAAAGCATTAGGGAGACGATCCAAAAGTCTTTAAAGAGTTTGTTACAATTAAAAGAAAATGAACTGCTTGCATTAAGATATGAAAAATACAAGAACATGGGTAAATATACATTTTTGCACGAATATATAGGTGTAAATGGATGA
- a CDS encoding FxsA family protein — MRYIVLLLIIIPAAEIGLLLLSGKTIGIWTTITLIILTGLLGAYLAKQQGLDTIRKAQQLLQSGQMPGDVLLDGVCIIIGGTLLLTPGFITDATGFLLLAPPTRKFFKIILSKAFQNWMNKGRIKIIK, encoded by the coding sequence TTGCGTTATATCGTTTTACTTTTAATTATTATACCGGCAGCAGAAATCGGTCTTTTGCTATTATCAGGTAAAACCATTGGTATCTGGACCACCATAACCCTTATCATTCTAACCGGCTTGCTTGGTGCCTACCTAGCAAAGCAACAAGGACTTGACACGATTAGAAAGGCTCAACAGCTCCTACAATCAGGTCAAATGCCTGGCGATGTACTATTGGACGGAGTTTGTATTATTATAGGAGGTACGCTCCTATTAACTCCAGGTTTTATAACGGATGCAACAGGTTTCCTATTACTAGCACCTCCAACAAGAAAATTCTTCAAAATCATACTCAGCAAAGCATTCCAAAATTGGATGAATAAAGGAAGAATTAAGATTATTAAATAA
- a CDS encoding DUF441 domain-containing protein: MKEALRLLTQASLFLLILLLIGFIAKNQSLIIAVGVLLLLKIIGVDSKIFSYIQSKGINWGVTVITFAVLAPIASGEIGFKDLTAAFKSPYAWIALISGMAVALIAKGGITLLAKDPHITTALVLGTILAVSLFKGVAVGPLIGAGIAYLAMKFFELF; the protein is encoded by the coding sequence ATGAAGGAGGCCTTGAGATTGCTAACACAAGCTAGCTTATTTTTGCTCATTTTATTACTAATTGGTTTTATCGCAAAAAACCAATCTTTAATAATTGCAGTTGGGGTACTATTGTTACTTAAAATAATTGGTGTGGATTCAAAAATATTTTCTTATATTCAATCAAAAGGAATTAACTGGGGAGTAACGGTAATCACTTTCGCCGTATTAGCTCCTATTGCAAGTGGTGAAATAGGTTTTAAAGACCTAACGGCTGCCTTTAAATCGCCATATGCATGGATTGCTTTAATATCTGGGATGGCGGTAGCGTTAATAGCCAAAGGCGGCATAACACTTTTAGCAAAGGATCCCCATATTACCACCGCTCTTGTGCTGGGAACGATCTTAGCTGTTTCTCTTTTTAAGGGTGTAGCTGTAGGACCTTTAATTGGTGCGGGTATCGCGTATTTAGCAATGAAATTTTTTGAACTCTTCTAA
- a CDS encoding NAD(P)-dependent malic enzyme, producing MTLREEALHMHRVNKGKLESKSKVQVRNANDLSLAYSPGVAEPCKEIYDKPETVYDYTMKGNMVAVVSDGTAVLGLGNIGPEAALPVMEGKAVLFKSFAGVDAFPICLGTTDVEKIIETVKLLEPTFGGINLEDIAAPNCFVIEERLKKETNIPVFHDDQHGTAIVTVAGLVNALKLVGKSMNEIKVVANGAGAAGIAIMKLLYTYGVRDIIMCDTKGAIYEGRPFGMNDIKNEIAKYTNRNQETGSLADALKGADVFIGVSVAGALTGEMIQTMNEDPIIFAMANPTPEIMPEEAKKAGAKVIGTGRSDFPNQVNNVLAFPGIFRGALDVRATHINEKMKVAAVEAIASLVTEDELSADYVIPAPFDSRVAPEVAAAVAKAAMETGVARMKVDPLEIKARTSQLSVIGKSE from the coding sequence TTGACTTTACGTGAAGAAGCATTACATATGCACAGAGTAAACAAGGGTAAGCTCGAGTCAAAATCAAAAGTTCAAGTTAGGAATGCAAATGATCTAAGCCTTGCCTATTCGCCAGGAGTGGCCGAGCCTTGTAAAGAAATTTATGACAAGCCTGAAACGGTCTATGATTATACGATGAAAGGGAATATGGTTGCTGTTGTTTCTGATGGAACAGCTGTCCTTGGACTAGGAAACATCGGTCCAGAAGCGGCACTTCCGGTAATGGAAGGAAAGGCTGTTTTGTTCAAAAGCTTTGCAGGAGTTGATGCATTTCCAATCTGCTTAGGTACAACCGACGTCGAAAAAATTATTGAGACCGTCAAGTTATTAGAACCAACATTCGGGGGAATAAACCTTGAAGACATTGCTGCTCCTAATTGCTTTGTAATTGAGGAGAGGCTAAAAAAGGAAACAAATATACCTGTATTTCATGATGATCAACACGGTACAGCAATCGTTACAGTTGCTGGCTTAGTGAATGCGTTAAAGCTAGTTGGCAAATCGATGAATGAAATCAAAGTTGTAGCTAACGGAGCTGGTGCAGCAGGGATTGCTATTATGAAACTTCTATATACCTATGGTGTACGGGATATTATTATGTGTGACACTAAAGGGGCTATATATGAAGGTAGACCGTTTGGAATGAACGACATTAAAAATGAAATAGCTAAATATACAAATCGTAATCAAGAAACAGGTAGTCTTGCAGACGCATTAAAAGGTGCAGATGTGTTTATTGGAGTATCCGTTGCTGGTGCTTTAACGGGTGAAATGATTCAAACAATGAATGAGGATCCAATTATTTTCGCTATGGCGAATCCAACACCGGAAATCATGCCTGAAGAAGCAAAAAAAGCTGGGGCGAAGGTTATCGGAACAGGACGTTCTGACTTCCCGAACCAAGTAAATAATGTACTAGCTTTCCCTGGAATCTTCAGAGGTGCTTTAGACGTAAGAGCCACTCATATAAATGAAAAAATGAAGGTGGCAGCGGTTGAAGCAATTGCTAGTCTTGTTACAGAAGATGAGCTAAGCGCTGATTACGTTATTCCGGCACCATTTGATTCGAGAGTAGCGCCTGAGGTAGCAGCAGCAGTTGCGAAGGCAGCTATGGAAACAGGTGTAGCCAGAATGAAGGTTGACCCGCTGGAGATTAAGGCAAGAACTAGCCAGCTTTCCGTAATTGGAAAGAGCGAGTGA
- the pyk gene encoding pyruvate kinase gives MRKTKIVCTIGPASESVEKLTQLIEAGMNVARLNFSHGDHEEHGVRIRNIREAAKQTGKTVAILLDTKGPEIRTNNMVDGAIELVAGNHVIVSMTEVEGTVDKFSITYPGLIDDVHEGSKILLDDGLIGLEVTKIDRNAGEIYTKILNTGTLKNKKGVNVPGVSVNLPGITEKDANDIIFGIEQGIDFIAASFVRRASDVLEIRRLLEEHNATHIHIIPKIENQEGVDKIDEILEISDGLMVARGDLGVEIPAEEVPLVQKSLIKKCNAQGKPVITATQMLDSMQRNPRPTRAEASDVANAIFDGTDAIMLSGETAAGVYPVEAVQTMHNIASRAESALDHKEILSNRSKDNEHNITDAIGQSVAHTALNLGANAIIAPTESGHTARMISKYRPKAPIVAVTSDDGVSRRLSLAWGVYPQIGKQATTTDEMLDTAVEESLNSGIVSRGDLVVITAGAVNVKGTTNLMKIHVVGDVVLKAQGIGRKTAFGKVVIANSAKEALEKVTEGSILVTIGSDADMVPAIEKCRALVTEEGGLTSHAAVVGLSLGIPVIVGAEGATASLKDGQEITIDASHGVIYNGHASVL, from the coding sequence ATGCGTAAAACGAAAATTGTTTGTACTATAGGCCCAGCAAGTGAAAGCGTAGAAAAATTAACACAGTTGATTGAGGCTGGGATGAATGTTGCTCGTCTAAACTTCTCTCACGGTGATCATGAAGAACACGGTGTTCGTATTAGAAATATCCGTGAAGCTGCGAAGCAAACAGGAAAAACGGTTGCTATCCTTTTAGATACAAAAGGTCCAGAAATTCGTACAAATAATATGGTAGATGGTGCAATTGAGTTAGTTGCAGGAAACCATGTGATTGTTTCTATGACTGAGGTAGAAGGAACGGTCGATAAATTCTCGATTACATATCCTGGATTAATTGATGATGTACACGAAGGATCAAAAATTTTACTAGATGACGGTTTAATTGGCTTGGAAGTAACTAAGATTGACCGTAATGCTGGAGAAATTTATACGAAAATTTTAAATACGGGAACACTTAAAAATAAAAAAGGTGTAAACGTACCAGGTGTTTCTGTAAATCTGCCAGGTATAACAGAAAAGGATGCAAACGATATTATTTTTGGTATCGAGCAAGGAATTGATTTTATTGCTGCTTCCTTTGTACGTCGTGCATCAGATGTATTAGAAATTCGCCGTTTATTAGAGGAACATAATGCAACACATATCCACATTATTCCTAAAATTGAAAATCAAGAAGGTGTTGATAAAATCGACGAAATTCTTGAAATCTCTGACGGGTTAATGGTTGCACGTGGTGACCTTGGAGTAGAAATTCCTGCAGAAGAGGTACCTCTTGTTCAAAAAAGCTTAATTAAAAAATGTAACGCACAAGGGAAACCAGTTATTACGGCTACTCAAATGCTTGATTCTATGCAACGTAACCCTCGTCCAACAAGAGCGGAAGCAAGTGACGTAGCAAATGCTATCTTTGATGGAACAGACGCTATTATGCTTTCAGGGGAAACAGCTGCGGGTGTGTATCCTGTAGAAGCGGTTCAAACAATGCATAATATTGCATCTCGTGCAGAATCTGCATTAGATCATAAAGAAATCTTATCTAACCGTAGCAAAGACAATGAACATAATATTACAGATGCAATTGGACAATCTGTTGCACACACAGCGTTAAATCTGGGTGCTAATGCGATCATTGCTCCTACGGAAAGTGGTCATACGGCTAGAATGATCTCCAAATACCGTCCAAAAGCTCCAATCGTGGCTGTTACATCTGATGACGGTGTATCTCGTCGCTTATCACTAGCTTGGGGTGTGTATCCTCAAATCGGAAAACAAGCCACTACTACTGATGAAATGCTTGATACAGCAGTAGAGGAAAGCTTAAACAGTGGTATCGTTTCTCGCGGAGATTTAGTAGTAATTACTGCTGGAGCGGTAAATGTTAAAGGTACAACAAACTTAATGAAAATCCATGTTGTTGGCGACGTAGTATTAAAAGCTCAAGGAATTGGAAGAAAAACAGCTTTTGGTAAAGTTGTGATCGCTAACTCAGCGAAAGAAGCATTAGAAAAAGTAACAGAAGGTTCTATCCTTGTTACGATTGGCTCAGATGCTGATATGGTTCCAGCAATTGAGAAATGCCGTGCGTTAGTTACGGAAGAAGGTGGCTTAACAAGCCATGCTGCAGTAGTAGGACTTAGCCTTGGAATTCCAGTAATTGTAGGCGCTGAAGGTGCAACGGCTAGCTTAAAGGATGGACAAGAAATTACAATTGACGCTTCACATGGTGTCATTTATAACGGTCACGCAAGCGTTCTGTAA
- the pfkA gene encoding 6-phosphofructokinase yields MKRIGVLTSGGDSPGMNAAVRAVVRKAIFHDMEVYGVYNGYSGLINGNIKKLELGSVGDIIHRGGTMLYSARCEEFKTKEGQQKGIEQLKKFGIEGLVVVGGDGSYRGAKALTEQGFPCIGVPGTIDNDIPGTDYTIGFDTALNTVIDAVDKIRDTATSHDRAFIIEVMGRDAGDIALWAGLAGGAETIIIPEVGYDMDEIAARLRSGHERGKKHSIIIVAEGVCSGNEFSKKIKDATDLDTRVSVLGHIQRGGSPTAADRVLASRLGAFAVELLLQGKGGRAVGIEKNELVDHDIIEILTRKHTVNQSMFNLSKELSI; encoded by the coding sequence TTGAAAAGAATCGGTGTGTTAACAAGTGGTGGAGATTCACCAGGTATGAACGCAGCTGTACGTGCGGTCGTTCGTAAGGCAATTTTTCATGATATGGAAGTCTATGGAGTATATAATGGCTACTCAGGCTTAATTAACGGAAATATCAAGAAATTAGAACTAGGCTCTGTTGGTGATATTATTCATCGTGGAGGAACCATGCTTTATTCTGCTCGTTGTGAGGAGTTTAAAACAAAAGAAGGTCAGCAAAAAGGAATTGAGCAATTAAAGAAATTTGGTATTGAAGGCTTAGTTGTCGTTGGTGGCGATGGTTCCTACAGAGGTGCAAAAGCATTAACAGAGCAAGGTTTCCCTTGTATTGGTGTGCCAGGAACAATTGATAATGATATACCAGGTACAGATTATACAATTGGATTTGATACTGCTCTAAATACAGTTATTGATGCAGTTGACAAAATTCGTGATACGGCGACTTCGCATGATAGAGCTTTTATTATTGAAGTTATGGGTCGAGATGCAGGCGATATTGCTCTTTGGGCTGGTTTAGCAGGAGGAGCAGAAACCATAATTATTCCTGAAGTTGGGTATGACATGGATGAGATTGCAGCTCGTTTAAGAAGTGGTCATGAGCGTGGCAAAAAACACAGTATCATCATTGTTGCAGAAGGTGTTTGCAGCGGAAATGAATTCAGTAAGAAAATCAAGGATGCAACCGACCTTGACACTCGTGTGTCTGTATTAGGACATATTCAACGTGGTGGGTCTCCTACTGCAGCAGATAGAGTACTTGCTAGTCGTCTAGGGGCATTTGCAGTTGAGTTATTGTTACAAGGCAAGGGTGGAAGAGCAGTAGGTATTGAAAAGAATGAGCTCGTTGACCACGATATCATTGAAATTCTAACTAGAAAGCATACGGTAAATCAAAGTATGTTCAACTTGTCAAAAGAGCTATCCATTTAA
- the accD gene encoding acetyl-CoA carboxylase, carboxyltransferase subunit beta gives MKDLFTKSKKKKYATIPTEAAKQDVPEGIMTKCPSCKKIMYSKELMKNLKVCAHCGYHHPMNSKERLNSFVDEGSFVELDRYMISENPLGFPDYIEKLEKDRQKTNLNEAVVTGVCKVEGNDAVVAVMDSTFRMGSMGSVVGEKITRAIEKAGELSIPFIIFTASGGARMQEGVLSLMQMAKTSVALKKFSDEGNLIISIMTHPTTGGVSASFASLGDYNFAEPGALIGFAGRRIIEQTIREELPEDFQTAEFLLKHGQLDAVISRGDLREKISTLLDIHTPGGEIEWLEN, from the coding sequence ATTAAAGACCTATTTACAAAATCAAAGAAGAAAAAATATGCAACAATTCCAACCGAAGCTGCAAAGCAAGATGTCCCAGAAGGGATAATGACCAAGTGTCCAAGCTGTAAGAAAATCATGTATTCCAAGGAGCTAATGAAGAATCTTAAGGTTTGTGCTCACTGTGGATACCATCACCCGATGAATTCAAAAGAGAGGCTGAATAGCTTCGTTGACGAAGGAAGCTTCGTTGAGCTTGATCGATATATGATTTCTGAGAACCCGCTTGGATTCCCCGATTATATAGAAAAGCTTGAAAAAGATCGTCAGAAAACAAATTTAAATGAAGCTGTTGTTACAGGTGTGTGTAAGGTGGAAGGAAATGACGCGGTTGTTGCCGTGATGGATTCTACTTTTAGAATGGGAAGCATGGGCTCTGTAGTTGGTGAGAAGATTACGAGAGCGATTGAAAAAGCAGGTGAGCTATCGATTCCATTCATCATCTTTACTGCATCAGGTGGAGCAAGGATGCAAGAGGGAGTATTGAGCTTAATGCAGATGGCCAAAACGAGTGTTGCGCTTAAAAAGTTTAGCGACGAAGGGAATCTCATCATATCGATCATGACACACCCAACTACAGGTGGAGTTTCTGCTAGCTTTGCGTCTCTTGGTGACTATAATTTCGCTGAACCAGGTGCTTTAATTGGATTTGCGGGAAGAAGAATTATTGAACAAACCATCAGAGAAGAGCTTCCTGAGGATTTTCAAACAGCAGAATTTCTTTTAAAGCATGGTCAGCTAGATGCGGTTATTTCCAGAGGTGACTTGAGGGAGAAAATTTCAACATTGCTTGATATTCATACGCCTGGAGGTGAAATAGAATGGTTGGAGAACTAG
- a CDS encoding FadR/GntR family transcriptional regulator: MIEQDGLTPGDKIPSERELCERLNVGRSSVREALRALELLGLIETRRGEGTFIRDFRSNQLVQLLGTFVLQDTKAKQDVIETKYLIELDCLRLILRRNNEKQLENLKDWIETCEFTDDQFFIKIVELADNHLFYRIWSILNDYYDALKLPKMERKDPFYSAIVQALLGGNEADVLRAYYSLRKLSND, translated from the coding sequence ATGATTGAACAAGATGGCTTAACACCGGGTGATAAAATTCCATCAGAGCGAGAACTTTGTGAGCGTCTTAATGTAGGACGCTCCTCTGTTCGTGAGGCTTTAAGAGCTTTAGAGCTTTTAGGACTTATTGAGACCCGTCGAGGAGAAGGTACCTTTATAAGAGATTTTCGCAGTAACCAGCTTGTGCAACTTCTTGGTACATTTGTGCTTCAAGATACAAAAGCAAAACAAGATGTGATTGAAACGAAATATTTAATCGAATTAGATTGTTTAAGACTTATTCTCCGAAGAAATAATGAAAAGCAACTAGAAAATTTAAAAGATTGGATCGAAACTTGTGAGTTTACAGATGATCAATTTTTTATAAAAATTGTTGAGCTAGCAGATAATCATCTATTCTATCGTATTTGGTCGATATTAAATGATTATTACGATGCACTAAAGCTTCCGAAGATGGAGAGAAAGGATCCGTTCTACTCCGCAATCGTTCAAGCCTTACTAGGTGGAAATGAGGCGGATGTTCTTCGGGCCTACTATTCACTACGAAAACTGTCGAATGACTAA
- the ytvI gene encoding sporulation integral membrane protein YtvI, translating to MIVIVSVLLSVFILFQISKVTYPFIIGLLIAFMLNPFVNFLESKGRLPRALAVLIGIIFIFALFAGFITLLIAEIVSGADYLADVVPRHLDTLINFIEDFIAGQIIPLYNQLTSLFNSLDTGQQDTILTNIQNVGRTIGSTIGDFVQSFFGNIPNILSWFPNAATVVIFSLLATFFISKDWYRLSRFSNKIIPNRAKSSTKRVLEDLKKALFGFIKAQLTLISITTVIILIGLLILRVDYAITIALVTGLVDIIPYLGTGAVFVPWIIYEAIAGEMSIAIGLGVLYIIVLVQRQVMEPKVLSSNIGLDPLATLIALFVGFKLIGFLGLIAGPVTLVIITTLHRANVFKDVWSFIKGKEA from the coding sequence ATGATCGTAATTGTTAGTGTACTTTTATCCGTTTTTATCCTATTCCAAATTTCAAAGGTTACATACCCTTTTATCATCGGCCTTTTAATTGCTTTTATGCTAAATCCATTTGTAAATTTTTTAGAAAGCAAAGGTCGGTTACCTAGAGCACTTGCTGTTTTAATAGGGATTATCTTTATTTTTGCTTTATTTGCAGGATTCATTACTCTATTAATTGCAGAAATTGTGTCTGGTGCAGACTATTTAGCTGATGTCGTTCCAAGGCATTTAGATACTCTTATTAATTTTATTGAGGACTTTATCGCTGGTCAGATTATTCCTCTCTATAATCAATTAACAAGCTTATTTAATTCATTAGATACTGGTCAGCAGGACACTATCTTAACCAATATACAAAATGTAGGAAGAACAATTGGATCTACGATTGGAGATTTTGTACAAAGCTTCTTTGGAAATATTCCTAATATCCTATCTTGGTTTCCAAATGCTGCAACCGTAGTCATATTTTCCTTGTTGGCAACTTTTTTCATTAGTAAAGATTGGTATCGCCTGTCACGGTTTAGCAATAAGATCATTCCAAACCGTGCAAAAAGTAGCACAAAGAGGGTACTTGAAGACTTAAAAAAAGCGCTATTCGGCTTTATAAAAGCTCAACTAACTTTAATTTCTATTACAACTGTGATCATCCTTATTGGGCTTTTGATATTACGTGTAGATTATGCGATTACCATCGCACTTGTAACAGGATTAGTCGATATTATTCCTTACTTAGGAACAGGTGCTGTGTTTGTTCCGTGGATTATTTATGAGGCAATTGCTGGAGAGATGAGTATAGCAATTGGTTTAGGAGTTTTATATATCATTGTGCTTGTCCAACGACAGGTCATGGAGCCAAAAGTATTATCTTCCAACATAGGTCTTGATCCTCTTGCAACATTAATTGCGTTATTTGTTGGGTTTAAATTAATTGGCTTTTTAGGGCTAATTGCAGGACCTGTGACCCTCGTCATCATCACAACCTTGCACCGTGCAAATGTATTTAAAGATGTTTGGTCCTTTATTAAGGGGAAAGAAGCATAA